Proteins from one bacterium genomic window:
- a CDS encoding GWxTD domain-containing protein, giving the protein MRATNPARPPTERAARRRLPAAVLALLLCAAHGHARPPLPAPSALEATVASRFAVDGDVTAVVHVSLPYRALVFKRDGDRFTSTLQVSVVAKAGGKRIGGGFAAVTAAAPDYPATRSDERLWCAVDVPLTVQKEAVLQLRATVAGTSRTWERDLRFDPVAAGAVPFHFTGFHWNLDLGAAAEHVVGSGTDTLTAVITLAAHSVRKDAPSRADLQILVRNGQGQERILERVALTRASGDTVVERLSVPATGMPFGPLVFTARIIADDGASLDLMPGREFVNLAVPWDDEAAWRRHVGWLEMIVDGDRRRTLAGTSPAGRPAAWREVWRERPPDARPVEREHLMRIVEADRRFGRFGRGALSDQGRIFIFNGEPDRIETLEMDATYPGAWQIWYYRGTGLLYRFYDAYGMGDYRLYDTAPY; this is encoded by the coding sequence TTGAGAGCGACCAATCCCGCACGTCCACCCACTGAGCGCGCTGCCCGCCGCCGGCTGCCGGCGGCGGTCCTGGCGCTGCTGCTCTGCGCCGCTCATGGCCACGCGCGGCCGCCGCTGCCGGCCCCGTCGGCGCTCGAAGCCACGGTGGCCTCGCGTTTCGCGGTCGACGGCGACGTGACCGCGGTGGTGCACGTGTCGCTGCCCTACCGAGCCCTGGTCTTCAAGCGCGACGGGGATCGGTTCACCTCCACGCTGCAGGTGTCCGTGGTGGCGAAAGCGGGGGGCAAGCGGATCGGCGGCGGTTTCGCCGCGGTCACGGCCGCCGCCCCCGACTACCCGGCCACCCGCTCGGACGAACGCCTCTGGTGCGCCGTCGACGTGCCGCTGACCGTGCAGAAGGAGGCCGTCCTGCAGCTGCGGGCGACCGTGGCCGGCACCAGCCGGACCTGGGAGCGCGACCTGCGTTTCGATCCGGTGGCGGCCGGCGCCGTCCCCTTCCATTTCACCGGTTTTCACTGGAACCTGGACCTCGGCGCCGCCGCGGAACACGTCGTCGGCTCCGGGACGGATACCTTGACGGCCGTGATCACGCTGGCAGCGCATTCCGTGCGCAAAGACGCGCCGTCGCGCGCCGACCTGCAGATCCTGGTGCGCAACGGTCAGGGTCAGGAGCGTATCCTGGAACGCGTCGCCCTGACCCGCGCGTCCGGCGATACCGTGGTCGAGCGGTTGTCGGTGCCCGCGACGGGGATGCCCTTCGGCCCGCTGGTATTCACGGCGCGCATCATTGCGGACGACGGCGCGTCGCTCGACCTGATGCCGGGACGCGAATTCGTGAACCTGGCCGTGCCCTGGGACGACGAGGCGGCCTGGCGGCGGCACGTGGGCTGGCTGGAGATGATCGTCGACGGCGACCGTCGCCGCACGCTGGCCGGCACCTCGCCCGCGGGCCGGCCGGCGGCCTGGCGGGAGGTCTGGCGCGAGCGTCCGCCCGACGCCCGGCCCGTCGAACGCGAGCACTTGATGCGCATAGTCGAGGCGGACCGCCGCTTCGGGCGGTTCGGGCGCGGGGCTCTGAGCGACCAGGGACGCATCTTCATCTTTAACGGCGAGCCGGACCGCATCGAGACCCTGGAGATGGATGCGACCTATCCCGGCGCCTGGCAGATCTGGTACTATCGCGGCACCGGCCTGCTGTATCGTTTCTACGATGCTTACGGGATGGGCGACTACCGCCTCTACGACACGGCACCCTATTGA
- a CDS encoding aspartate kinase → MTPARNPAEQPILVRKYGGTSIASVERIGAVAGDLVAKKQEGYRLVVVVSAMGHHTDELEHLARSVAPQPPRRELDLLLSVGERISMTLLSMALQAHGCSAISFTGSQCGLITDCSHTEACILEVKGDRVREALAAGHVVVVAGFQGVSRDREVTTLGRGGSDATAVALAAALGAERCEILKDVDGVFTGDPHRLSGVRRYDTLTYEELATLADAGCEVVHPRAVDYARRHGVPLFIGSSFHDTPGTRVMPTAATPEAQEPPVDACRYRPLSLVARDDVALLEVACKDAAAFADFRAVAVAASGAGLFLGEWLRDDQERVWRALLPSSDASALHDRLAPAAAAHETSLRFRRGLCCITLAGRPATNWLSVHGRVEELLASLGVIDRVLLTDGPLLRLLVSADDGAALQQPLHDAFLTGE, encoded by the coding sequence GTGACTCCAGCCCGCAATCCCGCCGAACAGCCGATTCTCGTGCGCAAGTACGGGGGAACGTCCATCGCCTCGGTGGAAAGGATCGGCGCGGTGGCCGGCGATCTCGTCGCCAAGAAGCAAGAGGGATACCGCCTCGTGGTGGTGGTCAGTGCGATGGGCCACCACACCGACGAACTCGAACACCTGGCGCGTTCGGTCGCTCCGCAACCTCCGCGCCGCGAACTGGACCTGCTGCTCTCGGTCGGCGAGCGCATCTCGATGACCCTGCTCTCCATGGCCCTGCAGGCCCACGGCTGCTCCGCCATCTCCTTCACCGGATCGCAATGCGGCCTGATCACGGACTGCAGCCACACCGAGGCCTGCATCCTGGAGGTAAAGGGCGACCGCGTACGCGAGGCCCTCGCCGCGGGGCACGTCGTCGTGGTGGCCGGCTTCCAGGGCGTCAGCCGCGACCGGGAGGTGACTACGCTCGGCCGCGGCGGCAGCGACGCCACCGCGGTCGCCCTGGCCGCGGCCCTCGGCGCCGAACGATGCGAGATCCTCAAGGACGTCGATGGCGTCTTCACCGGCGATCCGCACCGTCTGTCCGGCGTGCGCCGGTACGACACGCTCACCTACGAGGAGCTCGCCACGCTGGCCGACGCCGGCTGCGAGGTCGTCCATCCCCGGGCCGTGGACTACGCGAGGCGCCACGGCGTGCCGCTGTTCATCGGTTCCAGCTTCCACGACACCCCCGGCACGCGGGTGATGCCCACGGCCGCTACGCCTGAGGCGCAGGAGCCGCCCGTCGATGCCTGTCGATACCGGCCCCTCTCCCTGGTGGCCCGGGACGACGTGGCGCTGCTGGAGGTCGCCTGCAAGGACGCCGCGGCTTTCGCCGACTTCCGCGCCGTCGCCGTCGCCGCGAGCGGCGCCGGCCTCTTCCTCGGCGAATGGCTGCGCGACGACCAGGAGCGGGTCTGGCGCGCGCTGCTGCCCAGTTCGGACGCCTCGGCGCTGCACGACAGGCTGGCGCCGGCCGCCGCCGCGCACGAGACGTCACTCCGGTTCAGGCGAGGCCTGTGCTGCATCACCCTAGCGGGACGCCCCGCGACAAACTGGCTGTCGGTCCACGGCCGGGTCGAGGAACTGCTGGCGTCTCTCGGCGTGATCGATCGCGTCCTGCTGACCGACGGTCCCCTGCTGCGGCTGCTCGTGAGCGCCGACGACGGCGCGGCGCTGCAGCAGCCCCTGCACGACGCGTTCCTTACCGGGGAGTGA
- the radC gene encoding DNA repair protein RadC, which yields MLKTNEIRKSHLDRTSAVCPVGPRDPLSPRGRLLRLGSKALSPGEILALVIGAGGVAPPAVTAERLLSRYGSLSALADLDPDLLCRESGVGPARATRLAAAFELGARALDRTGGAGPAVKRPADALPLLEEEFRGCDREHFLALHLDARHRVTRVETVSVGCLDASIVHPREVFKTAVARGAAAVIVAHNHPSGCAEPSRDDLALTSRLSDCGRLLGIELLDHIIVGRGEFTSIREHGWPGE from the coding sequence GTGTTAAAAACAAATGAGATACGGAAATCGCACCTCGACAGGACGTCGGCCGTATGTCCCGTCGGGCCGCGCGACCCCCTGAGTCCGCGCGGCCGGTTGTTGCGTCTGGGTTCCAAGGCGCTGTCACCTGGTGAGATTCTTGCACTGGTCATCGGCGCCGGCGGTGTCGCGCCGCCGGCCGTGACGGCCGAGCGTCTGCTGTCCAGATACGGCTCACTCAGCGCGCTGGCGGACCTCGACCCGGATCTGCTCTGCCGCGAGAGCGGCGTGGGCCCCGCACGGGCGACCCGGCTGGCGGCCGCGTTCGAGCTGGGGGCGAGAGCCCTGGACAGGACTGGCGGGGCCGGTCCCGCCGTGAAGCGGCCCGCGGACGCGCTGCCGTTGCTCGAGGAAGAGTTCAGGGGGTGCGACCGCGAGCATTTCCTGGCGCTGCACCTCGATGCCAGGCATCGCGTGACACGCGTGGAGACGGTCTCGGTCGGTTGCCTGGACGCGTCGATCGTCCATCCGCGCGAAGTGTTCAAGACGGCCGTGGCCCGCGGCGCCGCCGCGGTGATCGTGGCGCACAATCATCCGTCGGGCTGCGCGGAGCCGAGTCGCGACGACCTGGCGCTCACGTCGCGGCTGTCCGACTGCGGACGGCTGCTGGGAATCGAATTGCTGGACCACATCATCGTCGGGCGCGGTGAATTCACGAGTATCCGGGAGCATGGTTGGCCCGGCGAATGA
- a CDS encoding rod shape-determining protein, with protein sequence MFSKLSQFLTNDIAIDLGTANTLVYIKGKGIVLNQPSVVALDKRTGKVYAVGSEAKAMLGKTPDSIQAIRPLKDGVIADFEVTEYMLREFIRQAQKKRHFIAPRIVICVPSGITEVEKRAVRDSAKHAGARDVFLVAEPIAAAIGVGLPVDQPSGNMIIDIGGGTTEIAVIALNGIVCDTSIRVGGDEMDEAIVNYIKKNHNLLIGDQTAEHIKKTIGSAFKLENEEEMEVKGLDQVTGIHKIQKISTLEIRESLQEPILSIVDALKHALEQTPPELAADIKDRGIVMTGGGAMLRGMSDLLREHTDLPINLMDDPLFCVVLGTGKILDDFDKYRPVVMKSTRD encoded by the coding sequence ATGTTCTCCAAGCTCAGCCAGTTCCTGACCAACGACATCGCCATCGATCTGGGGACGGCCAACACCCTGGTCTACATCAAGGGCAAGGGCATCGTGCTGAACCAGCCTTCGGTGGTGGCGCTCGACAAGCGGACGGGCAAGGTCTACGCCGTGGGCAGCGAGGCCAAGGCCATGCTCGGCAAGACTCCCGACTCCATCCAGGCCATCAGGCCCCTGAAGGACGGCGTCATCGCCGACTTCGAGGTAACCGAATACATGCTGCGCGAGTTCATCCGCCAAGCCCAGAAGAAGCGTCATTTCATCGCCCCGCGCATCGTCATCTGCGTGCCGTCGGGGATCACCGAGGTGGAGAAACGCGCGGTGCGGGATTCCGCCAAGCACGCCGGCGCGCGCGACGTGTTCCTGGTGGCGGAGCCCATCGCGGCCGCCATCGGCGTCGGATTGCCCGTCGACCAGCCGAGCGGCAACATGATCATCGACATCGGCGGCGGCACCACGGAGATCGCGGTCATCGCGCTCAACGGCATTGTCTGCGACACCTCGATCCGCGTCGGCGGCGACGAGATGGACGAGGCGATCGTCAACTACATCAAGAAGAACCACAACCTGTTGATCGGCGACCAGACGGCCGAACACATCAAGAAGACCATCGGTTCCGCCTTCAAGCTCGAGAACGAGGAGGAGATGGAGGTCAAGGGCCTCGACCAGGTCACGGGCATCCACAAGATCCAGAAGATCTCCACCCTGGAGATCCGCGAGTCCCTCCAGGAGCCCATCCTGTCGATCGTGGACGCCTTGAAGCACGCGCTCGAGCAGACACCGCCGGAACTGGCGGCCGACATCAAGGATCGAGGCATCGTCATGACCGGCGGCGGCGCCATGCTCCGCGGCATGTCCGACCTGCTGCGCGAGCATACGGATCTGCCGATCAACCTGATGGACGACCCGCTGTTCTGCGTGGTCCTGGGCACGGGCAAGATCCTCGACGATTTCGACAAGTACAGACCGGTGGTGATGAAAAGCACTCGCGACTAG
- a CDS encoding rod shape-determining protein MreC has translation MASKPAYRSNRVENLALVVCLIVSTALLAQPEKQRIHMADFLGTILTSPYHRTVDFGRDIARVRRENDVLRAEIAALRLQQQSAVRFRRDRDELRRALGLVDVASATLVPCEVERRRVSSFASMVRVSAADTVAWERYQPVITTDGLVGRIHTVTGPRTAWVELLTSPGMAVSCELERSGLPGILHSRGGDFDLALIGRDEDVRVGDRVVSSDIAMIYGEGDRLSGGLPRGLPVGVVSEVSSPPEQLFKSVRVEPASSFTSLDVVFVIVGSGEWFVTQTPAPLDARTDDEEAP, from the coding sequence ATGGCCTCGAAACCAGCATACCGGTCGAACCGGGTGGAAAATCTGGCGCTGGTCGTCTGCCTGATCGTATCGACGGCTTTGCTGGCCCAGCCCGAGAAGCAGCGCATACACATGGCCGACTTCCTCGGCACGATTCTCACCTCCCCCTATCATCGGACGGTGGACTTCGGACGGGACATCGCGCGCGTGCGTCGGGAGAACGACGTCCTGCGCGCCGAGATCGCCGCCTTGCGGCTGCAGCAGCAGTCCGCCGTGCGTTTCCGGCGGGACCGCGACGAACTGCGCCGGGCCCTGGGTCTGGTGGACGTGGCGTCCGCGACGCTGGTGCCCTGCGAGGTGGAGCGGCGTCGCGTGTCGTCGTTCGCGTCCATGGTGCGCGTCAGCGCCGCCGACACCGTGGCCTGGGAGAGGTATCAGCCCGTGATCACCACGGACGGGCTGGTCGGGCGGATCCACACGGTGACCGGACCGCGGACGGCATGGGTGGAGCTGCTCACGTCCCCGGGCATGGCGGTCAGCTGCGAACTGGAAAGATCGGGTCTGCCCGGCATCCTGCATTCGCGCGGAGGAGATTTCGATCTGGCGCTCATCGGACGGGACGAGGATGTCAGGGTGGGCGACCGTGTGGTCTCGTCGGACATCGCCATGATCTACGGCGAAGGGGACCGCCTCAGCGGTGGCCTGCCGCGCGGCCTGCCGGTGGGCGTGGTCTCCGAGGTCTCGTCCCCGCCCGAGCAGCTTTTCAAGTCCGTGCGCGTGGAACCGGCGTCTTCATTCACCAGCCTGGACGTGGTCTTCGTGATCGTCGGTTCCGGCGAGTGGTTCGTCACGCAGACGCCAGCGCCGCTGGACGCGCGTACCGACGACGAGGAGGCGCCGTGA
- the mreD gene encoding rod shape-determining protein MreD, with amino-acid sequence MSRFLRTTLSLCVLALVGDVLVAPLLSLGAIAPDFSLIALAILALGEGAFAGALGGFALGLVADTAIPNLLGLGAFCKSLAGFLVGRARSRLVIGLPLVEGSLVALMALGHDVLYLIGQSWFSEGAFFRPLITVVVPSALYTGLVSVPLIRLADALRMLRREE; translated from the coding sequence GTGAGCCGCTTCCTGCGCACGACCCTGTCGCTGTGTGTCCTGGCGCTGGTGGGCGACGTGCTCGTGGCGCCGCTGCTCTCCCTCGGCGCCATCGCCCCCGATTTCAGCCTGATCGCGCTGGCCATCCTGGCGCTCGGCGAAGGGGCGTTCGCCGGAGCCCTCGGCGGTTTCGCGCTCGGGCTGGTGGCCGATACGGCCATTCCGAACCTGCTCGGCCTCGGCGCGTTCTGCAAGTCCCTGGCCGGCTTTCTGGTCGGACGCGCGCGGTCGCGCCTGGTGATCGGGCTGCCCCTGGTGGAGGGCAGTCTGGTGGCCCTGATGGCCTTGGGACACGATGTGCTCTACCTGATCGGACAGAGCTGGTTTTCCGAAGGCGCCTTCTTCCGTCCGCTGATCACGGTCGTCGTGCCGTCCGCCCTCTACACCGGTCTGGTGTCCGTGCCCCTGATCCGCCTGGCGGATGCCCTGCGGATGCTGCGGCGCGAGGAATGA
- the mrdA gene encoding penicillin-binding protein 2, with translation MQERHFIQARILRGVILLLFGVLVVDMFILQIVQHDHYKGQSLQNRQVKLRVKAPRGRFLDREGQVLADNVYMADITLPRACLTVAGPDSTLAKLMRWFSLPETETLERLHDQKAAGRPRLTLLANADMPRIATVEERRRELPGARVEARARRRYKYDSRFAHIIGYVSEVRPEEVGDENDHQAYQPGDTVGREGLEAAWEDELRGEAGLFLKEVNAVGRVVGSRDIPLWPVVSGEDITLTLSLALQESLAVAMADRPGAAVALSLPSGEVLAAVSNPAYDPNLFTKGISSQEWRRLLDDPQHPFLNRLVQATYPPGSPYKIVTSLAGLEAMVVGKWTHFEPCYGSYRFGDRNFRCWKRSGHGDLDHAGGLVHSCDVFYYQLGLRLELEQLGSVARMLGLGKRTGSPFVAEVTGNIPDTSWYDDHYGPGRWTRGVLLNNAIGQGEILVTPLQMAVLTARVAVNDRDLVSRFRPGTDGDVERVARPLPFAIGHLDWLRHTMTQVVDMGTGTRARLEAIEVAGKTGTAQNPHGEDHAWFVCFAPASAPVVAFVVILEHCGHGGAVAAPVAARWLTAFFAWRDRPNQGGA, from the coding sequence ATGCAGGAAAGACATTTCATCCAGGCCAGGATCCTGCGCGGCGTGATCTTGCTGCTGTTCGGCGTGCTCGTGGTCGACATGTTCATCCTGCAGATCGTCCAGCACGATCACTACAAGGGCCAGTCGCTGCAGAACCGGCAGGTGAAGCTCCGCGTGAAAGCACCCCGGGGACGTTTTCTGGATCGCGAAGGACAGGTCCTGGCCGACAACGTCTACATGGCCGACATCACGCTGCCGCGCGCCTGCCTGACCGTGGCCGGCCCCGATTCCACGCTGGCCAAGCTGATGCGCTGGTTTTCGCTGCCGGAAACCGAGACCCTGGAGCGTCTGCACGATCAGAAAGCGGCCGGCCGGCCGCGTTTGACGCTGCTGGCCAACGCGGACATGCCGCGGATCGCGACGGTGGAGGAACGCAGGCGGGAGCTGCCGGGTGCGCGCGTCGAAGCACGCGCCCGGCGACGTTACAAGTACGACTCGCGCTTTGCCCACATCATCGGCTACGTGAGCGAGGTGAGGCCGGAGGAGGTGGGCGACGAGAACGACCACCAGGCCTACCAGCCGGGCGACACGGTCGGCCGCGAGGGCCTCGAAGCCGCCTGGGAGGACGAGTTGCGCGGGGAAGCCGGCCTCTTCCTCAAGGAGGTCAACGCCGTCGGGCGCGTGGTCGGCAGCCGAGACATCCCCTTGTGGCCCGTCGTTTCCGGCGAGGACATCACGCTCACCCTTTCGCTCGCGCTGCAGGAGAGTCTCGCGGTCGCCATGGCCGACCGGCCGGGGGCGGCGGTGGCCCTGTCCCTGCCGTCCGGCGAAGTGCTCGCCGCGGTCAGCAACCCGGCCTACGATCCCAACCTCTTCACCAAGGGGATCTCGTCGCAGGAATGGCGCAGACTGCTCGACGATCCGCAGCATCCCTTCCTCAACCGTCTCGTCCAGGCCACCTATCCGCCCGGCTCGCCGTACAAGATCGTGACTTCGCTGGCGGGCCTGGAGGCCATGGTGGTCGGGAAATGGACGCATTTCGAGCCCTGCTACGGGTCGTACCGTTTCGGCGACCGGAACTTCCGGTGCTGGAAACGTTCTGGGCACGGCGATCTGGACCATGCCGGCGGGCTGGTGCATTCCTGTGACGTGTTCTATTACCAGCTGGGCCTGCGCCTAGAACTGGAGCAGCTGGGATCGGTGGCCCGCATGCTCGGTCTGGGGAAGAGGACCGGGTCTCCTTTCGTGGCGGAAGTCACCGGGAATATCCCGGATACATCCTGGTACGACGACCATTACGGACCGGGACGCTGGACCCGGGGCGTCCTGCTGAACAACGCCATCGGCCAGGGCGAGATACTCGTCACGCCGCTGCAGATGGCCGTGTTGACGGCGAGAGTGGCCGTCAACGACCGCGATCTGGTATCTCGCTTCCGGCCGGGGACGGACGGCGACGTCGAACGCGTCGCCAGGCCCCTGCCCTTCGCGATTGGACATCTCGACTGGCTGCGGCATACCATGACCCAGGTCGTCGACATGGGCACGGGCACGCGGGCGCGGCTGGAGGCGATCGAAGTTGCCGGCAAGACCGGGACCGCCCAGAACCCGCACGGCGAGGATCACGCGTGGTTCGTCTGCTTCGCTCCGGCTTCCGCTCCCGTGGTCGCGTTCGTGGTCATACTCGAGCACTGCGGGCACGGCGGCGCGGTCGCCGCGCCGGTGGCGGCACGCTGGCTCACGGCGTTCTTCGCATGGCGCGACCGGCCGAACCAGGGAGGTGCCTGA
- the rodA gene encoding rod shape-determining protein RodA, producing the protein MRQDWLPRASSGTILLWSFAALCLFSLATLWSVTEGIRGPYEMTDSGVAKAIFWRQAIWIVIGWLALLAAMRTSLQFFEESAPLLYLGAVAMLVLVLAIAPEIAGARRWFSLGPLRLQPSEPAKIALVLVLARLFSSYASRDRQLLPVIGSLLLAAIPLALVLREPDLGTSLVYVALWLGAVYWFGLSWVFLLSVGSPLLSAIFNFYSESVVHQAWPWGAYLLVLMAGLSVARFRLLESFLLVLANIATGIGTSFLWGGLKPYQQERILTFFDPTRDQFGTGYQAIQSKVAIGSGGLFGTEYLQGTQKGLAFLPERHTDFIFSVVGEELGFIGALLLIGIYLVIILKGLEIARTARKSFSSQVALGVTIYFAFHVLVNIAITTGLLPVTGLPLPVMSYGGSNLVVSAFMLGLLVNIGSRTFES; encoded by the coding sequence ATGCGCCAGGATTGGCTGCCGCGCGCATCCTCCGGGACGATCCTCCTATGGTCTTTCGCGGCGCTCTGTCTCTTCAGCCTGGCAACCTTGTGGAGCGTCACGGAGGGTATACGCGGACCCTACGAGATGACCGATTCGGGCGTCGCCAAGGCCATCTTCTGGCGTCAAGCGATCTGGATCGTCATCGGCTGGCTCGCCCTGCTGGCGGCCATGCGCACTTCGCTGCAGTTCTTCGAGGAATCCGCGCCGCTGCTGTACCTGGGGGCCGTGGCGATGCTGGTGCTGGTGCTGGCGATCGCGCCCGAGATCGCCGGAGCCCGGCGCTGGTTCAGCCTCGGCCCGCTGCGCCTGCAACCCTCGGAACCGGCCAAGATCGCCCTGGTGCTGGTGCTGGCGCGGCTGTTCAGCAGCTACGCCTCCCGCGACCGGCAACTCCTGCCCGTGATCGGTTCGCTGCTCCTGGCGGCGATTCCCCTGGCGCTGGTCCTGCGGGAACCCGATCTGGGCACGAGCCTCGTGTACGTGGCCCTTTGGCTGGGCGCCGTCTACTGGTTCGGCTTGTCGTGGGTGTTCCTGCTCAGCGTGGGCTCGCCCCTGCTCAGCGCCATCTTCAATTTCTACTCCGAGTCGGTCGTGCATCAGGCCTGGCCCTGGGGCGCCTATCTGCTCGTGCTGATGGCCGGACTCTCGGTGGCGCGCTTCCGCCTGCTGGAGAGCTTCCTGCTCGTGCTGGCCAACATCGCGACCGGCATCGGCACTTCCTTCTTGTGGGGCGGGCTCAAGCCCTATCAGCAGGAGCGGATCCTCACCTTCTTCGATCCGACGCGGGACCAGTTCGGCACCGGCTACCAGGCCATCCAGTCCAAGGTGGCCATAGGTTCGGGCGGCCTGTTCGGCACCGAATATCTGCAGGGGACCCAGAAGGGTCTGGCGTTCCTGCCCGAAAGACACACCGATTTCATCTTCTCGGTGGTGGGGGAGGAGCTCGGTTTCATCGGGGCCCTGCTGCTGATAGGAATCTACCTGGTCATCATCCTCAAGGGGCTGGAGATAGCCCGCACGGCCCGCAAGTCCTTCTCTTCCCAGGTCGCGCTCGGCGTGACGATCTACTTCGCGTTCCACGTGCTGGTCAACATCGCGATCACGACCGGGTTGCTGCCGGTCACCGGCCTGCCCCTGCCGGTGATGAGTTACGGCGGCTCGAATCTCGTGGTCTCGGCCTTCATGCTGGGCTTGCTGGTGAACATCGGTTCCCGTACTTTCGAGTCCTGA